In Thunnus albacares chromosome 10, fThuAlb1.1, whole genome shotgun sequence, a single window of DNA contains:
- the LOC122990890 gene encoding protocadherin beta-16-like, with product MKRQVLLFFSVVCLRSVIGQVSYSIPEEMAKGSLVGNIAQDLGLDVKRLKSGKARIYTGDSSQYIELNRERGVLLIKEKIDREALCRQTTPCALHFQITLENPLELFPITVEITDINDNVPVFQKEERRFEISESAVIGSKFMLEKAIDSDIGLNGLQRYTLKPSDNFVLKLHSQSDGSKKVEMILQKPLDREKQEHISLVLTAEDGGEPQMTGTMQIHVTVLDVNDNAPVFSKPVYKASITENSVIGTLVTKVSASDADKGTNGEVTYVIGNSMDTVSKLFHINSEGDVILNGLIDYEKERHYHIDIEAIDQGGLSDSSKIVIDVIDVNDNSPTVNMISTSGSVPEDSAHKTVIALMSVNDPDSETNGKVSCVINENIPFEIKFTSNNFYSIVTDSDLDRERASEYNITVTCSDEGVPSLSSSVTLTLQISDVNDNAPVFERSSYEAYIVENNTPGLSIFTVTARDADWNQNARVSYILEDSSVNGVPVSSYVSVSADSGVIHAVRSFDYEQIKDFQFRVKTQDGGSPPLSSNVTVKILIQDQNDNPPQVLYPVQTGGSLVAEMVPRSADVGYLVTKVVAVDVDSGQNAWLSYKLQKATDRALFEVGLQNGEIRTIRQVTDKDAVKQRLTVIVEDNGQPSRSATVIVNVAVADSFPEVLSEFTDFTHDKEYNDNLTFYLVLALAVVSFLFITCLVVIISVKIYRWRQSRILYHSNLPVIPYYPPRYSDTLGTGTLQHVYNYEVCRTTDSRKSDCKFGRAGSQNVLIMDPSSTGTMQRIQNEKSILDEPDSPLEVRRFQI from the coding sequence ATGAAACGGCaagtattgttgtttttctcggTCGTCTGCCTCCGCTCTGTGATCGGGCAGGTCAGCTACTCTATTCCGGAGGAAATGGCAAAAGGCTCTTTGGTCGGTAACATCGCACAAGATTTGGGTTTAGATGTAAAACGGCTCAAATCAGGTAAAGCTCGTATTTATACAGGAGACAGTTCTCAGTATATCGAGCTGAATAGAGAGCGAGGAGTCCTCCTtatcaaagaaaaaatagaCCGCGAAGCgctctgcagacagacaacGCCTTGCGCTTTGCATTTTCAAATTACGTTAGAAAATCCATTGGAATTATTCCCGATTACTGTAGAAATCACCGATATTAATGATAATGTTCCAGTATTccagaaggaggagagaaggttCGAAATAAGTGAGTCTGCAGTCATCGGCTCTAAATTCATGCTAGAGAAAGCGATTGACTCTGATATAGGACTCAATGGTCTTCAGAGATATACTCTAAAGCCGAGTGACAATTTTGTGCTTAAACTGCATAGTCAGTCTGATGGGAGCAAAAAAGTAGAAATGATTTTACAAAAGCCGTTGGACCGAGAGAAACAAGAACACATATCTTTAGTTTTGACAGCCGAGGATGGAGGAGAACCACAAATGACCGGAACAATGCAGATTCATGTTACTGTGTTGGATGTAAACGACAATGCCCCTGTTTTTAGTAAACCCGTGTACAAAGCAAGCATAACAGAAAACTCCGTAATAGGAACACTCGTTACTAAAGTGAGTGCTTCTGATGCAGACAAAGGCACAAATGGTGAGGTGACCTACGTAATCGGGAATAGCATGGATACTGTATCAAAGTTATTTCACATTAATAGCGAGGGCGATGTGATACTAAATGGTCTAATAGActatgaaaaagaaagacattatCACATCGATATAGAGGCGATTGATCAAGGCGGACTGTCGGATTCGAGTAAGATAGTAATTGATGTAATTGACGTGAACGACAATAGTCCGACTGTGAATATGATATCAACATCAGGCTCGGTGCCAGAGGATTCAGCCCACAAAACAGTAATAGCTTTAATGAGTGTAAATGACCCTGACTCTGAAACTAATGGGAAAGTCAGCTgtgtaataaatgaaaatatcccatttgaaattaaatttacatCAAATAATTTCTATAGCATAGTGACAGACAGTGAtttggacagagagagagcctCTGAGTATAATATTACAGTGACCTGCTCTGATGAGGGAGTGCCCTCCCTCTCCAGCAGCGTCACTCTCACCTTACAGATCTCTGATGTGAATGATAACGCGCCTGTCTTTGAGAGGAGCTCATATGAGGCCTACATTGTAGAAAACAATACACCAGGTCTCTCTATATTCACAGTGACAGCCAGAGACGCTGACTGGAACCAGAATGCCCGTGTTTCTTACATACTGGAGGACTCCTCTGTTAACGGAGTGCCAGTCTCCTCATATGTGTCCGTTAGTGCTGATAGTGGAGTCATCCATGCAGTTCGCTCTTTTGACTACGAGCAGATCAAAGATTTCCAGTTCCGCGTCAAAACGCAGGATGGAGGTTCCCCTCCACTCAGTAGTAATGTGACTGTGAAAATACTGATCCAGGACCAGAACGACAACCCCCCTCAGGTTCTGTACCCAGTCCAGACTGGTGGCTCTCTGGTGGCTGAAATGGTGCCTCGTTCTGCAGATGTGGGCTATCTGGTCACTAAAGTGGTGGCTGTTGATGTGGACTCTGGACAGAATGCCTGGCTCTCCTATAAACTGCagaaagccacagacagggcgCTGTTTGAAGTGGGCTTACAGAATGGAGAAATAAGAACTATCCGCCAGGTGACCGATAAAGATGCTGtgaaacaaagactgactgTTATAGTGGAGGACAACGGGCAGCCCTCTCGTTCAGCTACAGTCATTGTTAACGTGGCGGTGGCGGACAGCTTCCCTGAAGTGCTGTCAGAGTTCACTGACTTTACACACGACAAGGAGTACAATGACAACCTGACTTTTTACTTAGTGTTGGCTCTGGCTGtagtttccttcctcttcatcacgtGTTTAGTGGTTATTATATCAGTGAAAATCTACAGATGGAGACAGTCTCGCATCCTGTATCACTCCAATCTCCCTGTGATTCCATATTATCCACCACGTTACTCAGACACTTTGGGGACAGGGACTCTCCAACACGTGTATAATTACGAGGTGTGCAGGACGACTGACTCCAGAAAGAGTGACTGTAAGTTTGGCAGAGCTGGTAGTCAGAACGTGCTGATAATGGACCCCAGTTCTACAGGGACGATGCAACGGATACAGAATGAAAAGAGCATCCTGGATGAACCAGACTCTCCTCTAGAGGTTAGAAGGTTTCAAATCTGA
- the LOC122990893 gene encoding protocadherin beta-16-like — translation MRRQVLLFFSVLCLSSVLGQVSYSIPEEMAKGSLVGNVAQDLGLDVRRLQAGKARIHTGGSAEYIQFNKEKGLLIIKERIDREALCGQTTPCALHFQIALENPIEIFPVTVEITDINDNAPLFEQEERRFEISESAVIGSKFMLEKAIDPDIGLNGLQSYTLKPNDNFVLKLHSQSDGGKKVELILQKPLDREKQEFASLLLTAVDGGEPQRSGTMQIHITVLDVNDNAPVFTHTVYKASVKENSPTGTLITKVSASDADKGSNGEVSYVIGNSMRSISKLFHITEDGDLMLNGSIDYEKAKKYEIDIEAVDRGGLSDSSKVIIDVGDINDNSPVINMISTSNSIGEDSGSNTVVAVMSVNDPDSEENGKVRCAISKNTPFSITSTSNNLYSIVTDSDLDRERASEYNITVTCSDEGLPSLSSSVTLTLQISDVNDNAPVFERSSYEAYIVENNTPGLSIFTVKARDADWNQNARVSYILEDSSVNGVPVSSYVSVSADSGVIHAVRSFDYEQIKDFQFRVKAQDGGSPPLNSNVTVKILIQDQNDNPPQILYPVQTGGSLVAEMVPRSADVGYLVTKVVAVDVDSGQNAWLSYKLQKATDRALFEVGLQNGEIRTIRQVTDKDAVKQRLTVIVEDNGQPSRSATVIVNVAVADSFPEVLSEFTDFTHDKEYNDNLTFYLVLALAVVSFLFITCLVVIISVKIYRWRQSRILYHSNLPVIPYYPPRYSDTLGTGTLQHVYNYEVCRTTDSRKSDCKFGRASSQNVLIMDPSSTGTMQRIQNEKSILDEPDSPLEVRRFQI, via the coding sequence ATGAGACGGCaagtactgttgtttttctcggTCCTCTGCCTCAGTTCAGTGCTCGGCCAGGTCAGCTACTCAATTCCTGAGGAAATGGCCAAAGGCTCATTGGTCGGTAATGTAGCTCAGGATTTAGGTTTAGATGTTAGACGCTTACAAGCGGGTAAAGCTCGTATTCATACGGGAGGCAGTGCAGAATACATTCAGTTTAACAAGGAAAAAGGACTCCTTATTATCAAAGAGAGAATAGATCGCGAAGCTCTCTGTGGCCAGACAACGCCTTGCGCTTTGCATTTTCAGATTGCCTTAGAAAACCCAATAGAAATATTCCCGGTTACTGTCGAAATCACAGATATTAATGACAATGCTCCCTTATTCgaacaggaagagaggaggttTGAAATAAGCGAGTCTGCAGTCATCGGTTCCAAGTTCATGCTGGAGAAAGCAATAGACCCTGATATAGGACTGAATGGTCTTCAGAGCTATACTCTGAAGCCCAATGATAATTTTGTGCTTAAATTGCACAGTCAGTCTGATGGTGGTAAAAAGGTCGAACTGATTTTACAGAAACCTCTCGACAGGGAGAAACAGGAGTTTGCATCATTGTTGCTAACAGCTGTAGATGGAGGAGAACCGCAGAGGTCTGGGACCATGCAGATTCATATTACAGTATTAGACGTTAATGATAATGCTCCCGTTTTTACGCACACTGTTTACAAAGCAAGTGTAAAAGAAAACTCGCCCACGGGAACACTCATTACCAAAGTGAGTGCTTCTGATGCAGACAAAGGCTCAAATGGAGAGGTTAGTTACGTCATCGGAAATAGCATGAGGAGCATTTCAAAATTATTCCACATTACTGAAGACGGAGATCTTATGTTAAATGGGTCTATTGATTatgaaaaagccaaaaaatatGAGATCGATATAGAGGCAGTTGACCGAGGAGGTCTATCTGATTCCAGCAAAGTGATCATTGATGTAGGTGACATTAATGACAATAGTCCCGTCATTAATATGATTTCAACATCAAATTCAATAGGAGAGGATTCGGGTTCCAACACGGTGGTAGCTGTAATGAGTGTAAATGATCCTGATTCTGAAGAAAATGGTAAAGTCCGATGTGCGATAAGTAAGAATACACCTTTTTCAATTACATCTACCTCTAATAATCTCTATAGCATTGTGACAGACAGTGATTTAGACAGAGAAAGAGCCTCTGAGTATAATATAACTGTGACTTGCTCTGATGAGGGACTGCCCTCCCTCTCCAGCAGCGTCACTCTCACCTTACAGATCTCTGATGTGAATGATAACGCACCTGTCTTTGAGAGGAGCTCATATGAGGCCTACATTGTAGAAAACAACACACCAGGGCTCTCTATATTCACAGTGAAAGCCAGAGACGCTGACTGGAACCAGAATGCCCGTGTTTCTTACATACTGGAGGACTCCTCTGTTAACGGAGTGCCAGTCTCCTCATATGTGTCCGTTAGTGCTGATAGTGGAGTCATCCATGCAGTTCGCTCTTTTGACTACGAGCAGATCAAAGATTTCCAGTTCCGCGTAAAAGCGCAGGATGGAGGCTCCCCTCCACTCAATAGCAATGTGACTGTGAAAATACTGATCCAGGACCAGAACGACAACCCCCCTCAGATTCTGTACCCAGTCCAGACTGGTGGCTCTCTGGTGGCTGAAATGGTGCCTCGTTCAGCAGATGTGGGCTATCTGGTCACTAAAGTGGTGGCTGTTGATGTGGACTCTGGACAGAATGCCTGGCTCTCCTATAAACTGCagaaagccacagacagggcgCTGTTTGAAGTGGGCTTACAGAATGGAGAAATAAGAACTATCCGCCAGGTGACCGATAAAGATGCTGtgaaacaaagactgactgTTATAGTGGAGGACAACGGGCAGCCCTCTCGTTCAGCTACAGTCATTGTTAACGTGGCGGTGGCGGACAGCTTCCCTGAAGTGCTGTCAGAGTTCACTGACTTTACACACGACAAGGAGTACAATGACAACCTGACTTTTTATTTAGTGTTGGCTCTGGCTGtagtttccttcctcttcatcacgtGTTTAGTGGTTATTATATCAGTCAAAATCTACAGATGGAGACAGTCTCGCATCCTGTATCACTCCAATCTCCCCGTGATTCCATATTATCCACCACGTTACTCAGACACTTTGGGGACAGGGACTCTCCAACACGTGTACAATTACGAGGTGTGCAGGACGACTGACTCCAGAAAGAGTGACTGTAAGTTCGGCAGAGCTAGTAGTCAGAACGTGCTGATAATGGACCCCAGTTCTACAGGGACGATGCAGCGGATACAGAATGAAAAGAGCATCCTGGATGAACCAGACTCTCCTCTAGAGGTTAGAAGGTTTCAAATCTGA
- the LOC122990889 gene encoding protocadherin gamma-A11-like, with product MGGFFSFSWKLLFLCICVADMTVGQVRYSIPEEMAKGSIVGNIIQDLGLDVKRLKSGRARIFTEDSSEYIGLNLDKGTLIVNERIDREERCGQVSPCSLHFQIILDNPMELHRIDVEILDINDNAPVFAKREINFEMSEFAVKGARFSLDSAKDPDVGLNTLQTYKLSPTDHFKLNMLSRPDGTKYAEMVLQTLLDREKQEEHKLTLTAYDGGDPPKSGSVKINVIVMDANDNAPVFSQSLYRVTVPENASRGTVILKVSATDADKGTNGEVVYSLSQNSDITSSLFNIDPHTGEMTVRGELNYEKVKHYEIDVEATDKGGLRDTSKVQIEVIDLNDNAPVISIISLSNPIPEDSAPDTVIAMLNIKDLDSGKNGRVKCFINPDLPFKIKSSSINFYSLVSDDVLDRETVPEYNITITAMDEGSPPYSTNKTINIRISDVNDHAPIFPKPFFTAFITENNSPGMSLLSVKASDKDSGNNARISYFLEDSQLNGMSASVYFTVNAESGEILAVRSFDYEQTKDFQIRVKAQDGGSPPLSSNVTVTIMIQDQNDNPPQVLYPVQTGGSLVAEMVPRSADVGYLVTKVVAVDVDSGQNAWLSYKLQKATDRALFEVGLQNGEIRTIRQVTDKDAVKQRLTVIVEDNGQPSRSATVIVNVAVADSFPEVLSEFTDFTHDKEYNDNLTFYLVLALAVVSFLFITCLVVIISVKIYRWRRERLFFNSNGNLPVIPYYPPLYADVGGTGTLKQAFSYEVYGTTDSRKSDMKCSRPFSQSTLSVDHTRTVPRHKTESELTEVRSASFLVP from the coding sequence ATGGGTggatttttctcattttcatggaagctgctgtttctctgcatTTGTGTCGCAGATATGACCGTCGGCCAGGTCCGTTATTCTATACCTGAGGAAATGGCGAAGGGCTCCATTGTAGGGAATATCATTCAGGATTTAGGTTTGGATGTCAAGCGGCTGAAATCTGGGCGGGCGAGAATATTTACCGAGGACAGCAGTGAGTACATCGGTCTTAATTTGGATAAAGGAACCCTTATAGTCAACGAGAGAATAGATAGAGAGGAGCGGTGCGGGCAAGTGTCTCCTTGCTCTCTGCATTTTCAGATCATACTGGATAACCCAATGGAGCTGCACCGCATAGATGTGGAAATTCTTGATATCAATGATAACGCTCCGGTTTTCGCAAAGAGGGAAATTAATTTTGAAATGAGTGAATTTGCTGTTAAGGGAGCTCGATTTTCTCTTGACAGCGCCAAAGATCCAGACGTCGGGCTGAATACTCTCCAAACGTATAAACTTAGTCCGAcagatcattttaaattaaatatgctATCTCGACCTGACGGAACTAAATATGCTGAAATGGTACTCCAGACACTGTTAGatagagaaaaacaagaagaacaTAAACTAACACTAACAGCATATGATGGCGGCGACCCTCCAAAATCAGGGTCTGTCAAAATTAACGTTATTGTAATGGATGCAAATGACAATGCACCTGTGTTCAGCCAGTCTCTTTACAGAGTAACAGTTCCTGAAAACGCGTCAAGGGGTactgttattttaaaagttaGTGCCACTGATGCTGATAAGGGAACAAATGGAGAAGTGGTGTATTCGTTGTCTCAAAATAGTGATATTACATCATCTCTGTTCAATATAGATCCCCATACCGGGGAAATGACAGTGAGAGGTGAGTTAAATTAcgaaaaagtaaaacattatgAAATTGATGTAGAAGCTACGGACAAAGGAGGGTTGAGAGACACAAGCAAGGTGCAAATTGAGGTGATCGACCTAAATGATAATGCCCCCGTCATAAGCATAATTTCCCTCTCCAATCCCATACCAGAGGACTCTGCTCCAGACACTGTTATAGCCATGCTCAATATCAAAGATTTGGACTCAGGTAAAAATGGCCGTGTTAAGTGTTTCATTAACCCAGATTTACCCTTCAAAATCAAGTCATCTTCGATTAATTTCTATAGTTTAGTATCTGATGACGTTTTGGACCGTGAAACAGTGCCCgaatataatataacaataacagcGATGGACGAGGGTTCCCCACCGTATTCTACAAACAAGACTATTAATATAAGAATTTCGGACGTAAACGACCACGCCCCAATATTCCCAAAACCTTTTTTCACCGCTTTCATCACTGAAAATAATTCACCTGGCATGTCACTCCTGTCTGTTAAAGCCAGTGACAAAGATTCTGGGAACAATGCGCGCATTTCCTATTTCCTTGAAGATAGCCAACTGAATGGGATGTCAGCCTCGGTTTATTTTACAGTGAATGCAGAGAGTGGAGAGATACTTGCTGTGCGTTCCTTCGACTATGAGCAAACAAAAGACTTCCAAATTCGTGTCAAAGCGCAGGATGGAGGCTCCCCTCCACTTAGTAGCAATGTGACTGTAACAATAATGATCCAGGACCAGAACGACAACCCCCCTCAGGTTCTGTACCCAGTCCAGACTGGTGGCTCTCTAGTGGCTGAAATGGTGCCTCGTTCAGCAGATGTGGGCTATCTGGTCACTAAAGTGGTGGCTGTTGATGTGGACTCTGGACAGAATGCCTGGCTCTCCTATAAACTGCagaaagccacagacagggcgCTGTTTGAAGTGGGCTTACAGAATGGAGAAATAAGAACTATCCGCCAGGTGACTGATAAAGATGCTGtgaaacaaagactgactgTTATAGTGGAGGACAACGGGCAGCCCTCTCGTTCAGCTACAGTCATTGTTAACGTGGCGGTGGCGGACAGCTTCCCTGAAGTGCTGTCAGAGTTCACTGACTTTACACACGACAAGGAGTACAATGACAACCTGACTTTTTACTTAGTGTTGGCTCTGGCTGtagtttccttcctcttcatcacttgTTTAGTGGTTATTATATCAGTGAAAATCTACAGGTGGAGACGCGAGCGCCTGTTTTTCAATTCCAATGGAAATCTTCCTGTTATTCCATATTACCCGCCCCTTTACGCAGACGTAGGAGGCACCGGTACGTTGAAGCAGGCGTTCAGTTACGAGGTGTACGGAACTACTGACTCCCGGAAGAGTGATATGAAGTGTTCCCGACCCTTCAGTCAGAGCACTCTGAGTGTTGACCATACCAGGACAGTGCCAAGGCATAAAACTGAGTCAGAGCTCACAGAGGTGAGATCTGCCTCTTTCTTGGTGCCTTAA